The genomic DNA GGCTTCACACTCATGTATGAGGGCATTGTACAAGTTATTTTTGGAGTATAACATAAATGGAGTATAGAGCGATGGAGCATCGTACTCGTGCTTGTTGGCACCGTACACCAATATTAGCTTTATACGACACGGCCAAGCACAAGAGTGACGCTTCGTCGCTCTCTTGTTTATTTCCATCGTACACCACTATTAGCGTAATACGAAGCCCCCAAGCACGAGAGCGTCGCTCTCTAGTTCATTTCTGCTATATGCTAATATTAGTTTATTACGACGCCCTTGAACACGAGAGCGATCCAAATAAACAAGAGAGCTGTGCGGCGTCGTACtccaatattttcttttgcgTAAGTTGTGGTTATAGGTGCGGGCCCCGAATGGGACCCATTACGTGGCggtgttaaaaaataaaaaactgaCTTGCTAAACTAGCTTCTAATGGGACAAAATAGGGCAAGCAGAACCCTATAACTTCCGCGATAATAAAACCAGCCGTGAAGAGGCAAAACACATTTACACGTCAGATCCAGCACGATGTTTCTTCTTATCCACAATTTTTCTTAACCTGTTTGATTTGATTGCTTCCatattccattttatttttcttttttaaatttatatatatttcctctCCCCAAATTccaattttctcaattcaaagcaaagcaaagcaGAGACATCATGTTGTCCTGTTTACCGGTACAAAAACTTAAAGCGGCAGATCTCTGCGCTGCTACCCCTCGACATCGACCGACTCCTTCCTTGGAATCCGATTCCTAATCCAATCTCCGATTCCTCTCAACTTGACGGaacgctctctctctctctctctccctccctccccccctccctctctcccgGAATCTGATGTCGGAATCTCCTTATTCGGACTCTCGCTTTCATGGCCGATTACATCCGCTGCCTTTACAGGTCCAATTCCAGCTATACTCCATGATCCCTTCGGAGCTTTCTAGGTTTACTTTTGAACACATTTTTGTTCGTTTTCGACTTTACGTGCTGACGCGGTGCAGATTTTTGACGTCCTGCCACCGGATGCAGGGGATTGTCCCTCTTGAGCTGATTCCTTCTGATTCTTAGCAGGTAATGACAGCCGTAATTGTTCGCTTTATGAATATACTAGCCTGTTGTTTTGGGATTTATGGCGCCCTGCCGTTGGGTAGCTGAGAAAGTAAGGGGAAAGCAACGCAAAATCGAAGTTTTGGAATTATGGTGTTACAGTATCTCTTGTACTTTAGTTTCGACTATggataactttttttttttttttaagtaaagtTCCTTTTAGTGTTGATTAGGCAGCTGAAGAACCAAGATCATATAGATGCTCTTTCTATCACAATTGAGCAATTTTTATCGCATAATTACTTGAATTCGGGCATTCCAAAAGCTATAAACTTTAGGTCTGTTAATATATCCCGAGTTGCTGGGAAGACGGATTAAATGAATGATGACCTCCCAAGAACTTGGTTTCTTTAGTTGGGTTTTCTCGGATGTGATAGTGTTGCATTACTTTTGATCTCTTATAGATCCTTGAAAGCGTGGTCAAAATAGAAACATAGATGTTCAAATGTAAAGTTTCATCTTTTAAAGGACAAGTATATCTGTGCTCGTCTAGACTAAATTCTAATCGGTGCTGCATTGCTTGTTCTTTTGTTTGATCAGCAGCAGCCAGTTTTCTTGTAATGCAATCAGCTGATGAGACAAGGAAGAAGTTGAAGAGATCAAGGTCCTTTCCACGCACGATGCCTGTCACTGACAACACGGCTTCACAAACTGTAGAGGACTGCAGTCTTTTTCCCATTGATGAAATAGTGCAGTATCCCTTGCCTGGATATGTTGGACCAAGTTCGATAACTTTCAGTCCCGATGACAGTTTGGTGACTTATCTCTATAGTCCTGACCAGACTTTAAATAGGAAGGTTTTTGTATTTGACCTAAAGAGCTGCAAGGAAGAGTTGTTCTTCAGTCCTCCCGATGGTGGGCTCGATGAGAATAACATATCACCTGAAGAAAAGTTGAGAAGAGAAAGGTTGAGGGAACGTGGTCTGGGAGTTACACGATACGAATGGGTTAAGACGAGTACGAAGAAGAAAACCATCATGGTCCCTCTCCCTAATGGGGTCTGTTCTCTGCACTTTATATGTTATTTCAGAGACTTTTTCCCTCTGTTTTTTACTTTATGGTCTGGAAGAATGACATCTGCCATTCAGATGGACAATTGATTAGTGCTCTCCTTTTGTGTTTGCTGTAGATATTCAGTTTCCTCTAAGATAATaggttgttttcttttcttttcttttctttttcccccttcCATCGACAGATATTCTTCCAGGATCTCTCTTCTCCGAGTCCAGAACTCAAGCTCTCAAGTTCACCATCTTCACCAATTATCGATCCACATATTTCTCCAGATGGCAGCATGATAGCTTTTGTTAGAGATTGTGAGTTGCATGTTCTATATGCATTGTATAATGAACAACGGCAACTAACAAGTGGTGCTGCAGAAAAAGGCATGGTAAGCTTCCCTGAGCTGTTGATGGCTATTGAGATTTCCATTCCCTCCCTAGCAATACATGGTTGTTGTCTGGATATTGACATCATTGTTTTATGTTCTTCAGACGCATGGGCTTGCTGAATATATAGCTGAGGTGAGCATTTCTATGTTATATGTAATTAAACTCGCAAGATCAAACCTGTTTGTAATTCCGTCAATTACTCGATGATGTTTTCTCTCTAGAGCAAGCTATCCTAGTTTACTCTGGTCTAAGGTTGTTTTAACTGTTAATATATTTTCAGGAAGAGATGGATAGGAAGAACGGGTACTGGTGGTCATTGGACAGCAGATTCATTGCATTCACACAGGTCGATTCTTCTGAGGTACCTCCGTTCAGGATAATGCATCAAGGGAAGAGCTTGGTTGGTCCTGAGGCACAGGAAGATCACCCCTATCCCTTTGCAGGAGCCTCAAATGTCAAGGTTCGTCTTGGGGTAGTTCCCTCTGCTGGGGGTCCCATTAGATGGATGGATCTTCAATGCGGAGGATCAGACCAAGTGGACAATGAGGATGAGTACTTAGCTCGAGTTAATTGGATGCATGGAAATGGCCTCGTAGCTCAGGTAGTGAATAGAACGCAATCCAAGATAAAGCTGCTTAAGTTCGACATTCGGACTGGGCAAGGTAAAGTCATATTGGTGGAAGAGCAAGATACGTGGATTAACTTGCACGACTGCTTCACTCCTCTCGACAGAGGGTTAGCAAAATTCTCAGGAGGATTTATATGGGCCAGCGAGAAGACAGGATTTAGACACCTATACTTGCATGATACTAACGGGTCTTGCCTTGGGCCAATCACCGAGGGTGAGTGGATGGTCGAGCAAGTTGCTGGCGTGAACGAAGCTTCTGGACTCGTGTATTTCACTGGGACTCTGGATGGACCGTTAGAGCATCATTTGTATTCTACAAAACTCTTCCCCGACAGGAATGCTCCTTTGCCTGCTCCAAGGAGATTGACTCAGGGAAATGGAAAACACGCTGTTGCGCTTGATCATCATTTGCGAACTTTTGTTGATATTCACGATTCCCTTACTTCTCCCCCTCGTATTTCGCTCTGCTCATTGCACGACAGAAGCGTCATTATGAATCTGTATGAGCCACCATTCACGATTCCAAGACTGAAAAAGCTGCAGCTTGAGCCTCCAGAGATAGTTCAGATTCAAGCGAATGATGGGACAGTCTTGTACGGGGCGTTATACAAGCCTGACATAATGATATATGGCCCTCCGCCTTATAGGACCATGGTAAGCGTTTATGGTGGCCCGATTGTGCAGTCTGTCTTCGATTCGTGGATCAATACAGTGGACATGAAAGCGCAGTATCTCCGAAGCAAGGGCATCTTAGTATGGAAGGTTAGTGCAAAATATTCATACAAAGTTCTATGCTTTCTTCTTTGCCCTTCTGTTCTGTTTGTATTGGAGAGGGAATATTAAGTCCCTTTGCACTTGCAGATGGACAATCGAGGAAGTGCACGAAGGGGCTTGAAGTTCGAAGGGGCTGTTAAACACCGTCTCGGCTTTGTAGACTCTGAGGATCAGGTCGCCGGGGTCCGGTGGCTCATCAAACAGGGCCTGGCCGAAGCTGGGCGAATTGGATTGTACGGCTGGAGCTATGGGGGCTACCTCTCAGCCATGTCACTCGCAAGGTTCCCAGACGTGTACCGCTGTGCTGTCTCTGGGGCCCCCGTGACATCGTGGGATGGGTACGACACGTTCTACACCGAGAAGTACATGGGCTTGCCAGCCCACAACACATCAGGCTATGAGTCAAGCTCCGTGTTGTCTCATGTTGGGAAGATGAAAGGGAGGTTGTTGCTTGTACACGGGATGATAGACGAGAACGTTCATTTTAGACATACTGCGAGGCTTGTGAATGCGCTCGTGGACGCTAGGAAGCCTTACGAGCTGCTGATCTTCCCCAACGAGAGGCACATGCCGAGAAGATTCCGGGACCGGATTTACATGGAGGAGAGGATCTGGGATTTCATCGAGAGGAACctgtgaaaaaagaaaagcgtGTTAAAAGCATCTTTCTTGATAAATAAGCAATAAATCCCTCTCTTGCTGATGATCTATTTGCTGCTGCTTGTATTTGGGATGGTACTTTGGTTTCCTCGAATTTCCGCTTCTTTTCAGCAACCTACTCATTCATGCTTCCCTGCCTGCTTCAGTTTCCTGTCTCGTGTCGTGTGTGGACTTTCGCTTGCATTTTCTCCCGATCATGTCACCCCtggaaaattaatatatgaaactTGAAAGTACTCAACTAATTAATgtcccgtttggattcaaagaaaattaattttaactttaactttaactcaacacgctacacaacaaaaatacacgtttttcaagtcaaatttataatcacatttcatttgtccttttccacaattaaaatcaaaatcaaagtaattttaactttaaatccaaacggcccctaaGTTACTTTAGCAGACCGATTATGAGATCAGAAATTGAAGAGTTTTTTTGAGCTAGAAACCATTGATTCAAGGTCGATTTCCATCACCACCAGCACGATGGTCTAGTGATTAAGCTTTAAGGGTTCCcacttgaacatcacgagttTAAATCTCGCTGAGGACGTAGAGCTCACTATTGTTGCTTCGAAACAATCCATGACGGCTTAATTCACTAATGTGTTTGTGAGGTTACGGTGACCAAGTTGGGCTAAGTCTCAGTGAGCTATAGCGAAAGGAACATTCCTTGGCGACCAGATTTCCTTAGTTGAAACAGTCACAGCGGACCAATAATTCGACCTAGACTTTTATTTAGcaaaaatagtatttatcGAAGCAGCATCTGGGCCAACACTCGTTTCTTTCAGCCTATAAGATGAGATGAGTGGCCCATATGTACGTTTTACGAGTGTCAGAGGCTCATTGGTCAATGTTACGCGCGAACTCTGAAGCCTGGAGATCCGTTTGAGACTTGGAGGCCAAGACAGGAACAATCTTAACGCTGTTAAACGGCCGTTTATCATCGTTAACTCCGTACAGCGTGCCCGTACGCTAGTGATGCCACACGTTATTTCAAATTACAATCGTAGCCTTTCTGTTTGGctctaatttc from Punica granatum isolate Tunisia-2019 chromosome 2, ASM765513v2, whole genome shotgun sequence includes the following:
- the LOC116195814 gene encoding uncharacterized protein LOC116195814 → MQSADETRKKLKRSRSFPRTMPVTDNTASQTVEDCSLFPIDEIVQYPLPGYVGPSSITFSPDDSLVTYLYSPDQTLNRKVFVFDLKSCKEELFFSPPDGGLDENNISPEEKLRRERLRERGLGVTRYEWVKTSTKKKTIMVPLPNGIFFQDLSSPSPELKLSSSPSSPIIDPHISPDGSMIAFVRDCELHVLYALYNEQRQLTSGAAEKGMTHGLAEYIAEEEMDRKNGYWWSLDSRFIAFTQVDSSEVPPFRIMHQGKSLVGPEAQEDHPYPFAGASNVKVRLGVVPSAGGPIRWMDLQCGGSDQVDNEDEYLARVNWMHGNGLVAQVVNRTQSKIKLLKFDIRTGQGKVILVEEQDTWINLHDCFTPLDRGLAKFSGGFIWASEKTGFRHLYLHDTNGSCLGPITEGEWMVEQVAGVNEASGLVYFTGTLDGPLEHHLYSTKLFPDRNAPLPAPRRLTQGNGKHAVALDHHLRTFVDIHDSLTSPPRISLCSLHDRSVIMNLYEPPFTIPRLKKLQLEPPEIVQIQANDGTVLYGALYKPDIMIYGPPPYRTMVSVYGGPIVQSVFDSWINTVDMKAQYLRSKGILVWKMDNRGSARRGLKFEGAVKHRLGFVDSEDQVAGVRWLIKQGLAEAGRIGLYGWSYGGYLSAMSLARFPDVYRCAVSGAPVTSWDGYDTFYTEKYMGLPAHNTSGYESSSVLSHVGKMKGRLLLVHGMIDENVHFRHTARLVNALVDARKPYELLIFPNERHMPRRFRDRIYMEERIWDFIERNL